A single genomic interval of Trinickia acidisoli harbors:
- the leuC gene encoding 3-isopropylmalate dehydratase large subunit, with protein MLEGFTDAPARIDGARRTLSSRSLYRKLVDTHTVLTIDAEHVLLYADLHIMNEYTSPQAFAGLRDKGLRVRRPRQQMGVVDHVIPTRPVPVPMRTIEIVDAAKQAANFTRNCVEQGIHLFDIDDPMQGIEHVVAPEIGLIRPGMVVLCGDSHTTTYGALGALGFGIGTSEVEHVLATQTLVYRVAKDMRITVDGVLPPGTTSKDLVLHIIARIGAQGARGYAVEYAGDAIAALSAEARMTLCNMTVEAGARAALIAPDRTTIDYVRGKVRDLAAETLDAACHAWSQLRSDTEVPFDVEYRFDATRVAPYVTWGTSPDQAIPVDGRIPDLADGDGAGTGLDLATMRKALDYIALPAGTPIEGTPIDRVFIGSCTNARIEDLRAVAQIVRGHKVAPTVRAMVVPGSGLVRDQAEREGIAQILIDAGFEWRQPGCSMCLAMNDDVLAPGERCASTTNRNFEGRQGRDSKTHLMSPAMAAAAAIAGRIVDVRKEFARD; from the coding sequence ATGCTCGAAGGCTTCACCGACGCGCCCGCTCGCATCGACGGCGCACGCCGCACCCTGTCGTCACGATCGCTTTATCGAAAACTCGTTGATACGCACACCGTATTAACGATCGATGCAGAGCATGTCTTGCTCTACGCCGATCTGCACATCATGAACGAGTACACCAGCCCGCAGGCATTCGCGGGGCTGCGCGACAAGGGCTTGCGCGTGCGGCGTCCGCGCCAGCAGATGGGCGTGGTCGATCACGTCATCCCGACCCGGCCGGTGCCCGTACCCATGCGTACGATCGAGATCGTCGACGCTGCGAAGCAGGCCGCCAATTTCACGCGCAACTGCGTGGAGCAAGGCATTCATCTGTTCGATATCGACGATCCGATGCAGGGTATCGAGCACGTCGTAGCGCCGGAGATCGGGCTGATTCGCCCTGGCATGGTGGTGCTGTGCGGCGATAGCCACACAACCACATACGGCGCGCTGGGCGCACTCGGCTTTGGCATCGGCACGTCGGAGGTCGAGCATGTGCTCGCCACGCAGACGCTCGTCTATCGCGTTGCGAAGGACATGCGGATCACCGTGGATGGCGTACTGCCGCCGGGGACGACATCGAAGGATCTCGTGCTGCACATCATTGCGCGTATCGGTGCGCAAGGCGCGCGCGGATACGCGGTGGAGTATGCGGGCGATGCGATCGCCGCGCTGTCCGCCGAAGCCCGAATGACACTGTGCAATATGACGGTCGAGGCCGGCGCACGTGCCGCGCTGATTGCTCCGGATCGCACGACGATCGACTACGTGCGCGGTAAAGTGCGCGACCTCGCCGCCGAAACGCTCGATGCCGCCTGCCACGCGTGGTCGCAACTACGCTCGGATACAGAGGTGCCCTTCGACGTCGAGTACCGTTTCGACGCGACACGTGTCGCACCCTATGTCACGTGGGGCACGAGCCCGGATCAGGCCATACCCGTGGACGGCCGCATTCCCGATTTGGCCGACGGCGATGGCGCCGGCACCGGCTTGGATCTCGCGACGATGCGTAAAGCGCTCGACTACATCGCATTGCCCGCAGGCACGCCGATCGAAGGCACACCGATCGATCGCGTGTTCATCGGTTCATGCACGAATGCGCGAATCGAAGATCTCCGCGCAGTCGCTCAAATCGTGCGCGGTCACAAGGTAGCGCCGACCGTGCGCGCGATGGTCGTGCCGGGGTCGGGCCTGGTGCGCGACCAGGCGGAGCGCGAAGGCATCGCGCAGATATTGATCGACGCCGGCTTCGAATGGCGGCAACCGGGCTGCTCGATGTGCCTCGCGATGAACGACGACGTACTCGCACCGGGCGAGCGCTGCGCATCCACGACGAACCGCAATTTCGAGGGGCGCCAAGGGCGCGACAGCAAGACCCATTTGATGAGCCCCGCGATGGCCGCTGCCGCCGCGATCGCGGGCCGTATCGTCGACGTTCGCAAGGAATTCGCTCGTGACTGA
- a CDS encoding LysR family transcriptional regulator, with product MDGFSDLNLFALVARNRNLAAAARELGVTPPAVSKRLAQLERRLGVRLMNRTTRRLSLTPEGELYLANGSRILDELSELEQLVTRSRAEPTGLLRVNASFGFGRAHIAPAVSEFVERFPAMKIQLHLTDRPLSLQEEGFDIGIRFGEVPDVRVNARLLLKNRRIVCASPAYLKRHGKPSGPHDLTRHACIVLRENESAYGSWHFSRGKRTETIKVDGALSSNDGSAVLRWALDGRGIVVRSQWEIAGHIARKELVPLLVEWMLPNADIHAIYLERNKLSAKLRTFVDFLGDHLREAFGAEG from the coding sequence ATGGACGGCTTCTCCGATCTGAATCTGTTCGCGTTGGTTGCGCGCAATCGCAATCTCGCCGCCGCGGCGCGCGAATTGGGCGTGACGCCACCGGCCGTCAGCAAGCGGCTGGCGCAACTCGAGCGGCGCCTCGGCGTGCGGCTGATGAACCGCACGACGCGGCGTTTGAGCCTCACGCCGGAGGGCGAACTTTATCTTGCGAACGGCTCGCGCATTCTCGATGAGCTGTCCGAATTGGAGCAACTCGTGACGCGCAGCCGTGCCGAACCAACGGGGCTGCTGCGCGTGAACGCGTCTTTCGGTTTTGGGCGGGCCCATATTGCTCCCGCTGTGTCGGAGTTCGTCGAGCGCTTTCCCGCGATGAAGATTCAGCTTCATCTAACCGACAGGCCGCTGAGTCTTCAGGAGGAGGGCTTCGACATCGGCATTCGATTCGGTGAAGTGCCGGACGTGCGGGTCAATGCGCGTTTGTTGTTGAAGAACCGGCGCATCGTGTGCGCGTCGCCGGCCTATCTGAAGCGGCATGGCAAGCCATCGGGGCCGCACGACCTCACGCGTCACGCGTGCATCGTGCTGCGCGAGAACGAATCGGCGTACGGCAGTTGGCATTTCTCGCGAGGCAAGCGAACTGAAACGATAAAAGTCGATGGCGCGCTATCGAGCAATGACGGTAGCGCCGTGCTGCGGTGGGCGCTCGATGGGCGGGGTATCGTCGTGCGCTCGCAGTGGGAGATCGCGGGCCACATCGCGCGCAAAGAATTAGTGCCTTTGCTCGTCGAATGGATGCTTCCGAACGCGGATATTCACGCGATCTATCTCGAGCGCAACAAGCTGTCGGCCAAGCTGCGCACGTTCGTGGATTTTCTAGGCGACCACTTGCGGGAGGCGTTCGGCGCAGAGGGTTAA
- a CDS encoding quaternary amine ABC transporter ATP-binding protein — protein MPPNLTFAPQDVIPPSAINVEAVSPVANSIAVSGTDILTVRRLSKIFGPKPERAADLIKQGLGRDEVFERTGNMVAVNDVSLSVKAGEIFVIMGLSGSGKSTLVRLLNRLIEPTSGQVVLEGRDIAPMSTLELRDVRRRKMAMVFQSFALLPNRTVLDNISYGLEVAGMKKTARYEIARAALTRVGLGSYEKLLPGELSGGMQQRVGLARALAVNPSVLLMDEAFSALDPLIRFEMQSELLRLQKEEQRTIVFISHDIDEAIKIGGRIGIMKDGCLIQVGTPAELIQSPADDYVRDFFRHVDVSRFLKAHSLLTKVERGLISGDMGKPAERYLNQIIDSGVECGYVCDPSGRYQGCVTPASLHKAGARALREALLNDVTAVSLSTDLHELAAIALNQQHDVPVLDAAGGLAGIVSCRTILKQVMERRAA, from the coding sequence ATGCCCCCGAATCTGACATTCGCACCGCAGGACGTGATCCCGCCAAGTGCAATCAATGTGGAAGCCGTCTCGCCGGTCGCAAATTCGATTGCGGTTTCCGGGACCGATATTCTGACGGTCCGGCGTTTGTCGAAAATCTTCGGTCCGAAGCCCGAGCGTGCCGCCGATCTGATCAAGCAAGGGCTTGGGCGAGACGAAGTATTCGAGCGCACGGGCAACATGGTGGCGGTGAACGACGTCAGCCTCAGCGTCAAGGCCGGCGAGATCTTCGTCATCATGGGTTTGTCGGGTTCCGGTAAGTCGACGCTCGTGCGGCTACTCAATCGGTTGATCGAGCCCACGTCCGGCCAAGTCGTGCTCGAAGGCCGCGACATCGCGCCGATGTCGACGTTGGAACTGCGCGACGTGCGCCGCAGAAAGATGGCGATGGTGTTCCAGTCATTTGCGCTGTTGCCCAATCGCACGGTGCTCGACAACATTTCATATGGCCTCGAAGTCGCCGGCATGAAAAAGACGGCGCGCTACGAAATCGCGCGCGCCGCGCTGACGCGGGTGGGCCTTGGTTCATACGAAAAGCTCTTGCCCGGCGAACTCTCTGGCGGCATGCAGCAGCGAGTCGGTCTTGCCCGCGCGCTGGCCGTGAATCCGTCGGTGCTGTTGATGGACGAAGCATTCTCCGCATTGGACCCGTTGATTCGATTCGAAATGCAGAGCGAATTGCTGCGGCTCCAGAAAGAGGAGCAGCGGACCATCGTTTTCATTTCGCACGACATCGACGAAGCGATCAAGATCGGCGGCCGGATCGGCATCATGAAGGACGGTTGCCTGATTCAAGTCGGTACGCCGGCCGAACTCATTCAGTCGCCCGCCGACGATTACGTGCGGGACTTTTTCCGCCATGTCGACGTTTCGCGCTTTCTCAAAGCCCATAGTTTGCTGACCAAGGTGGAACGAGGGCTCATATCCGGCGATATGGGCAAGCCGGCGGAGCGTTACCTCAATCAGATCATCGACAGCGGTGTGGAGTGCGGTTATGTGTGCGATCCGTCCGGCCGATACCAAGGCTGTGTCACACCGGCGTCGCTCCACAAGGCCGGTGCTCGCGCGCTGCGCGAAGCGTTGCTGAACGATGTGACGGCAGTCTCGCTGAGCACGGACCTGCATGAACTCGCCGCCATTGCCTTGAACCAACAGCACGACGTGCCGGTTCTCGATGCGGCCGGGGGGCTCGCGGGCATCGTGTCGTGCAGGACGATACTCAAGCAAGTGATGGAGCGGAGGGCAGCATGA
- a CDS encoding ABC transporter permease, giving the protein MNSSIVGQFAESAVNFLFNHFQGGFNAFSAGLGAVVKLLENGLGAIPFVVMLVALVALALWRRGIAFAIFVGLALLLIHYMKLWPQTVSTLALVVAATVFSLIIGVPLGIWGARNNRVELILRSLLDFMQTMPAFVYLIPAVILFGLGRVPAVIATVVFAMPPVVRLTTLGIRQVRAELLEAGRAFGSTDAQLLWKIQLPNAMPSIMAGVNQTIMMSLSMVVIASMIGAGGLGEYVLSGIQRLDIGIGFEGGLGVVLLAIVLDRLTETFGVKSKKARPAARAAKSGVKSDAAART; this is encoded by the coding sequence ATGAATTCTTCGATCGTCGGCCAGTTTGCAGAGAGCGCCGTCAACTTTCTGTTCAATCATTTCCAGGGCGGCTTCAATGCGTTTTCGGCGGGGCTGGGGGCGGTGGTCAAGCTGCTCGAGAATGGCCTAGGAGCGATTCCGTTCGTCGTCATGCTCGTTGCGTTGGTGGCGCTCGCACTCTGGCGCCGAGGGATCGCGTTTGCGATTTTTGTGGGGCTCGCGCTGTTGCTCATTCATTACATGAAACTCTGGCCGCAAACGGTTTCGACGCTGGCGCTCGTGGTTGCGGCCACGGTTTTCAGTTTGATCATCGGCGTGCCGCTCGGTATCTGGGGTGCCCGCAACAATCGGGTCGAACTGATTCTGCGCTCGCTGCTCGATTTCATGCAGACGATGCCGGCGTTCGTTTATCTCATTCCGGCCGTCATCCTGTTCGGATTGGGCCGAGTGCCCGCCGTGATCGCCACGGTGGTATTCGCCATGCCGCCCGTCGTGCGCCTTACGACGCTCGGTATTCGGCAAGTGCGAGCAGAACTGCTGGAGGCTGGGCGTGCGTTCGGCAGCACCGATGCACAACTGCTCTGGAAAATTCAACTGCCGAACGCGATGCCGTCGATCATGGCCGGCGTCAATCAAACCATCATGATGTCGCTCTCGATGGTGGTGATCGCCTCGATGATCGGTGCCGGCGGACTCGGCGAGTATGTGCTGAGCGGCATCCAACGCCTCGACATCGGCATCGGCTTCGAAGGCGGGCTCGGCGTCGTGCTGCTCGCGATCGTGCTGGATCGATTGACCGAGACGTTCGGCGTGAAGTCGAAGAAGGCGCGGCCCGCTGCCAGGGCGGCGAAGTCCGGCGTAAAAAGCGACGCGGCGGCGCGTACTTGA
- a CDS encoding glycine betaine ABC transporter substrate-binding protein: MNGNVFRSLIAKVAISAFAALSLGVGSAAAAEPIKLAITDWADVLATANVAKYVLETKLNQPVKFVNADIGIQFEGVARGDLDIMVGGWLPVTHAVYYAKYKNDLDDVGIIYTGGRNGWAVPAYVPESELSSISDLNKPDVKSKLDGTIQGIGPGAGLMQASEKTMQSYGLSDYHLQSSSEAGMLAAVSRAYQSKQWVVATVWSPHWLWQKWHMRYLKDPKGTLGGEEQIHAFASKQFASKFPRADVFFKHFKLTLADVEAIEFDGNSTNDYAAAAKKFVDAHPDKLKAWLQQ; encoded by the coding sequence ATGAATGGCAATGTTTTCAGATCGCTCATCGCCAAGGTTGCGATATCGGCGTTCGCTGCTTTGAGCCTTGGGGTGGGATCCGCCGCGGCAGCGGAACCGATCAAATTGGCGATCACGGATTGGGCCGATGTCCTGGCCACGGCCAACGTCGCGAAGTACGTGCTCGAAACCAAGCTCAACCAGCCGGTCAAGTTCGTCAATGCGGATATCGGCATTCAGTTCGAAGGCGTCGCACGCGGCGACCTCGACATCATGGTGGGCGGATGGCTTCCCGTCACGCATGCGGTGTACTACGCAAAGTACAAGAATGATTTGGACGACGTCGGCATCATCTATACCGGCGGTAGAAACGGATGGGCCGTGCCGGCGTACGTGCCGGAATCCGAACTGTCGTCGATCTCAGATCTGAACAAGCCGGACGTCAAGAGCAAGCTCGACGGCACGATTCAGGGAATCGGGCCGGGAGCGGGCTTGATGCAGGCGTCGGAGAAGACGATGCAGTCCTATGGCCTATCCGACTACCACCTGCAATCTTCTAGCGAAGCCGGGATGCTGGCCGCCGTATCGCGCGCCTATCAATCCAAGCAATGGGTTGTTGCCACGGTTTGGAGCCCGCATTGGCTCTGGCAAAAGTGGCATATGCGCTATTTGAAGGACCCCAAGGGCACGTTGGGCGGCGAGGAACAGATTCACGCATTCGCGTCCAAGCAGTTCGCCAGTAAGTTTCCTCGTGCGGACGTGTTCTTCAAGCATTTCAAGCTGACGCTCGCCGATGTCGAGGCCATCGAATTCGACGGCAACAGTACGAACGACTATGCGGCAGCGGCGAAGAAATTCGTCGACGCGCATCCGGACAAGCTGAAAGCTTGGTTGCAGCAGTAA
- the glyA gene encoding serine hydroxymethyltransferase: protein MNEHARFFSETLQGRDPVIASEIALELRRQQTQIELIASENIVSAAVMEAQGTVLTNKYAEGYPSKRYYGGCEHVDRIEALAIDRVKALFEADYANVQPHSGAQANGAVMLALVKPGDTVMGMSLDAGGHLTHGARPALSGKWFNAVQYGVSPETYRIDYDKLRRLAQESRPKLIIAGYSAYPRALDFAAFRDIADSVGAMLMVDMAHIAGIVAAGRHENPIGFADVVTSTTHKTLRGPRGGFILTNNGDIAKKINSAVFPGLQGGPLMHVVAGKAVAFGEALRPEFALYIDQVLRNAEALGNVLQSGGLNLVTGGTDNHLLLVDLRAKRITGTQAEKALERAGITCNKNGIPFDTENPTVTSGIRLGTPAGTTRGFGAAQFAQVGEMILEVLSALEHEPTGDEKVERAVRSRVRDLCSQFPIYSHAVDVV from the coding sequence GTGAACGAACACGCGCGCTTTTTTTCTGAAACGCTCCAGGGCCGTGATCCCGTCATCGCATCGGAGATCGCACTCGAATTGCGCCGCCAGCAAACCCAGATCGAGCTGATCGCTTCCGAGAACATCGTCTCGGCTGCCGTGATGGAGGCACAAGGTACGGTACTGACCAACAAGTACGCCGAGGGATATCCGTCGAAGCGCTATTACGGCGGCTGCGAGCACGTCGACCGAATCGAGGCGCTCGCGATCGATCGCGTCAAAGCGCTCTTCGAAGCCGACTATGCGAACGTGCAACCGCATTCGGGCGCACAAGCGAACGGCGCCGTGATGCTCGCGCTGGTCAAGCCCGGCGATACCGTCATGGGAATGTCGCTGGACGCCGGTGGGCATCTCACGCATGGTGCGCGTCCCGCGCTGTCCGGCAAGTGGTTCAACGCGGTGCAGTACGGCGTGAGCCCGGAAACGTACCGGATCGATTACGACAAGCTGCGCAGGCTCGCGCAAGAGAGCCGTCCGAAGCTGATCATCGCGGGTTACTCGGCCTATCCGCGAGCGCTCGATTTCGCGGCGTTCCGGGACATCGCGGATAGCGTGGGCGCCATGCTGATGGTCGACATGGCGCATATCGCGGGCATCGTGGCGGCTGGGCGACACGAGAATCCGATCGGCTTCGCGGATGTGGTGACGTCGACGACGCACAAGACGCTTCGCGGACCGCGCGGCGGCTTCATTCTCACGAACAACGGCGACATCGCCAAGAAGATCAATTCGGCCGTGTTCCCCGGATTGCAGGGCGGGCCGCTCATGCACGTCGTCGCGGGCAAGGCCGTGGCGTTCGGCGAAGCGCTTCGGCCCGAGTTCGCGCTCTACATCGATCAAGTCCTGCGCAACGCCGAAGCGCTCGGCAACGTCCTGCAATCGGGCGGGCTGAATCTCGTGACGGGCGGCACCGACAATCATTTGCTCCTCGTCGATTTGCGCGCGAAGCGAATCACCGGAACGCAGGCCGAGAAGGCGCTCGAACGCGCGGGTATCACTTGCAACAAGAACGGCATCCCGTTCGATACGGAAAACCCGACGGTGACTTCCGGCATTCGGCTGGGCACGCCGGCCGGCACGACACGCGGATTCGGCGCGGCTCAGTTCGCGCAGGTCGGGGAAATGATTCTTGAAGTGTTGTCGGCGCTCGAGCACGAGCCCACCGGCGACGAGAAGGTGGAGCGCGCCGTGCGCAGCCGCGTAAGAGATCTCTGCAGCCAGTTCCCGATCTATTCGCATGCGGTGGATGTCGTGTGA
- a CDS encoding dihydrodipicolinate synthase family protein has protein sequence MSFEGVHTPLVTPFKADGEIDHDLLGKHAADLARRVSGLGVGGTTGEYYALSFEERVKTFDTVAEAAGGKTYLTAGINATTTQEVIRLGKAAKRAGMQALLVAAPYYAQPTQEELLTHLLKVDDALDLPIMLYNFPARTGTEIGDGVLAALLERPNFIAMKESTGDIAHLHHLATHFQGRLVLSCGMDDQALEFFAWGARSWVGGASNFLPEAHTELFDACVEKGDFALGRKLMAQLLPVLELLERSGKFIQYVRYGCELAGVPVGVARAPLGALSNDERSAFATLVEPMLRNDR, from the coding sequence ATGAGCTTCGAGGGCGTACATACTCCGCTGGTGACCCCGTTCAAGGCGGATGGGGAAATCGATCATGACTTGCTCGGCAAGCACGCCGCCGACCTCGCCCGTCGTGTGTCGGGCTTAGGCGTGGGCGGAACGACGGGCGAATACTACGCGTTGAGTTTCGAGGAACGCGTGAAGACGTTCGACACGGTTGCCGAGGCAGCCGGCGGCAAAACGTATTTGACCGCCGGCATCAATGCGACCACCACCCAGGAAGTGATTCGACTCGGCAAGGCGGCCAAGCGCGCCGGGATGCAGGCCCTGCTGGTTGCCGCACCGTACTACGCGCAGCCTACGCAGGAAGAGTTGCTCACCCATCTTCTGAAGGTGGACGACGCACTCGACTTACCCATCATGCTCTACAACTTCCCGGCCCGAACTGGGACGGAAATCGGCGACGGTGTTCTGGCCGCACTGCTCGAACGCCCGAACTTCATCGCCATGAAGGAGAGCACGGGGGACATCGCGCATCTGCATCATCTTGCTACTCACTTTCAAGGTCGGCTAGTGCTGAGCTGCGGCATGGACGATCAGGCGCTCGAATTTTTCGCGTGGGGCGCGCGCAGTTGGGTTGGCGGGGCCTCGAATTTCTTGCCGGAGGCGCACACCGAACTTTTCGATGCGTGTGTCGAGAAAGGCGATTTCGCGCTGGGGCGCAAGCTGATGGCGCAATTGCTGCCGGTGCTCGAGTTACTGGAGCGCAGTGGGAAGTTCATCCAGTACGTTCGCTACGGTTGTGAGTTGGCAGGCGTCCCCGTCGGCGTTGCACGCGCGCCGCTCGGCGCGCTTTCCAACGACGAGCGCAGCGCATTTGCAACGCTCGTCGAACCGATGTTGCGCAACGATCGATAA
- a CDS encoding NAD(P)/FAD-dependent oxidoreductase, which translates to MASKLEFARFPAPDGVNGWWESLPPPAPALTVSSEHRFDWVVIGGGMTGLSAARRLAELAPGASIALVEADRIGRTTAGRNSGFFVDLPHDISSESYSRSVDADKADVRLQRHGIDYVRSIVRQHGIDCDWRDDGKFHAAVNKKGQAALLHFAQGLDRIGERFEWLDEAAIEKVTGTGFYRGALFTPGCSTVQPAALMRGLAATLPANVKVFEMSAVKAIGDGREAKVLTFERGKIVAKRVVLCTNAYAATFGGHPNGLLPVYTFASLTRVMNADEVSKLGGTRSWALIPADPMGTTVRRLITDRICVRNHFAFRPNLEVSQADLAKAKSLHRRSFDRRFPMLENVELECTWGGPLCLSANNGALFGQRGDGVFEAVGCNGLGLSRGSAAGKLIAEYALGQSNDLVLQLLNQPHPRSLPARPIADVAVSAAIWVKEFTAGAEL; encoded by the coding sequence ATGGCCTCGAAACTGGAATTCGCGCGGTTTCCCGCACCCGATGGCGTGAACGGATGGTGGGAAAGCTTGCCGCCGCCGGCCCCGGCACTGACGGTGTCGTCGGAGCATCGCTTCGATTGGGTCGTCATCGGCGGCGGCATGACGGGCCTCTCCGCGGCTCGCCGCTTGGCCGAGCTCGCGCCCGGCGCTTCGATTGCACTCGTGGAGGCGGACCGCATCGGACGCACGACCGCCGGGCGCAATTCCGGTTTCTTCGTGGATCTGCCGCACGATATCAGCAGCGAGAGCTATTCGCGCAGCGTTGACGCCGATAAGGCGGACGTACGGCTGCAACGTCACGGCATCGACTATGTGCGCTCGATCGTCCGTCAGCACGGCATCGATTGCGATTGGCGAGACGACGGTAAGTTTCATGCCGCGGTCAACAAGAAGGGACAGGCGGCGCTTTTGCACTTCGCGCAGGGCTTGGATCGTATCGGCGAGCGTTTCGAATGGCTCGACGAAGCCGCGATCGAAAAGGTGACCGGTACCGGCTTCTATCGTGGCGCGCTCTTTACGCCCGGTTGCAGTACGGTTCAACCGGCTGCGCTGATGCGAGGCCTTGCGGCGACGTTGCCGGCGAACGTCAAGGTCTTCGAGATGAGCGCCGTGAAGGCGATCGGGGACGGTCGCGAGGCGAAAGTGTTGACCTTCGAGCGCGGCAAGATCGTGGCGAAGCGGGTGGTGCTCTGCACGAATGCCTATGCGGCGACGTTTGGAGGGCATCCGAATGGTTTGTTGCCCGTTTATACGTTCGCGTCGTTGACGCGCGTGATGAATGCCGACGAGGTGAGCAAATTGGGGGGCACGCGATCATGGGCGCTGATTCCGGCCGATCCGATGGGCACCACCGTGCGCCGTTTGATCACGGACCGCATTTGCGTTCGCAATCACTTCGCATTCAGACCTAACCTCGAAGTGTCTCAAGCGGATCTCGCGAAAGCGAAGAGCCTGCATCGACGTTCCTTCGATCGGCGCTTTCCGATGCTCGAGAACGTGGAGTTGGAATGTACGTGGGGCGGGCCGTTGTGTCTCTCCGCCAACAACGGCGCACTTTTTGGACAGCGAGGCGATGGTGTTTTCGAAGCCGTCGGTTGCAACGGTCTCGGCTTGAGCAGAGGGTCGGCGGCGGGCAAGCTCATTGCGGAGTACGCGCTTGGGCAGTCGAACGACCTCGTGCTTCAGCTTCTGAATCAGCCGCATCCGCGTTCGCTGCCCGCCCGTCCCATTGCCGACGTGGCGGTATCGGCCGCGATCTGGGTCAAGGAATTCACGGCAGGGGCCGAGCTTTAA
- a CDS encoding aldehyde dehydrogenase, with amino-acid sequence MATHQEWKQRAEALRLDGRAFVAGQRCAAVSNETFSTLNPSTGKVLADVAKCDAKDVDRAVIAAREAFERGVWSKATPAQRKAVLLRLAQLIEENAEELALLEALEAGKPISECLGLDIPDSAACVRWHAEATDKRYDALSPSGPNVVGMITREPIGVVGAVLPWNFPALMLAWKIGPALSVGNSVIVKPAEQTSLSTLRIADLALEAGVPAGVFSVVTGFGEGAGQALGCHADVDLVAFTGSTETGKRFLRYSADTNLKRVVLECGGKNPQVVLPDVANLDPVAENAVAAAFWNMGENCSAGSRILVPAAMKAQLLRKVQGVLEGWKTGDPLDPAVKLGSLIERQHYEKVLAHIEKAKAEGARLVCGGKATLTESGGWFVEPTLFDNVTPEMTIAREEVFGPVLCFIEYSDVDDAVRIANDTCYGLAASLWTDNVNQAHKIAARIRAGTVTVNCFGEGDLSTPFGGFKQSGFGGRDKSIYAHDQYCELKTTWLKLE; translated from the coding sequence ATGGCGACTCATCAGGAATGGAAGCAAAGAGCGGAAGCGCTACGGCTGGACGGTCGCGCTTTCGTTGCCGGGCAACGATGTGCGGCCGTTTCGAACGAAACGTTTAGTACGCTCAATCCGTCGACCGGCAAAGTGTTGGCCGATGTGGCCAAGTGCGATGCGAAAGATGTCGATCGCGCCGTCATCGCGGCTAGGGAAGCGTTCGAGCGTGGCGTTTGGTCGAAAGCCACGCCGGCCCAGCGCAAAGCTGTTTTGCTCCGGCTCGCGCAGTTGATCGAGGAAAACGCCGAGGAGCTTGCGCTGCTCGAAGCACTCGAAGCGGGCAAGCCGATCAGCGAATGCCTCGGATTGGACATCCCCGATTCGGCGGCATGCGTTCGCTGGCACGCGGAGGCCACCGATAAGCGCTACGACGCACTGTCGCCCTCCGGTCCGAACGTCGTCGGCATGATCACGCGGGAGCCGATCGGCGTGGTCGGCGCCGTGCTGCCGTGGAATTTCCCGGCGCTCATGCTGGCTTGGAAGATTGGCCCGGCGCTTTCCGTCGGCAATAGTGTCATCGTGAAACCTGCCGAGCAGACCTCGTTGTCGACGTTGCGTATCGCCGACCTCGCATTGGAAGCGGGGGTGCCCGCAGGCGTCTTTAGCGTCGTCACGGGTTTCGGCGAAGGCGCGGGGCAGGCGCTCGGGTGTCACGCCGATGTCGATCTCGTCGCATTCACAGGCTCCACGGAAACGGGCAAGCGCTTTCTGCGGTACTCCGCCGATACGAATCTGAAGCGTGTCGTACTCGAGTGCGGCGGTAAGAATCCTCAGGTTGTTCTGCCGGACGTGGCCAATCTCGACCCCGTTGCCGAGAACGCAGTTGCCGCTGCGTTCTGGAACATGGGCGAGAATTGCAGTGCCGGGTCACGTATCCTCGTGCCGGCGGCGATGAAGGCGCAATTGCTGCGGAAAGTTCAGGGCGTGCTCGAGGGCTGGAAGACCGGCGATCCGCTCGACCCCGCTGTGAAACTCGGTTCGTTGATCGAGCGCCAGCATTATGAAAAAGTGCTCGCGCACATCGAGAAGGCGAAGGCCGAAGGCGCGCGGTTGGTGTGCGGCGGCAAGGCTACGCTGACTGAGAGCGGCGGCTGGTTCGTCGAGCCGACCCTCTTCGATAACGTCACGCCTGAAATGACGATTGCGCGCGAAGAAGTGTTCGGTCCGGTCCTGTGCTTCATCGAATACAGCGACGTCGATGATGCCGTTCGAATCGCCAACGACACCTGCTATGGGCTGGCCGCATCATTGTGGACGGACAACGTCAATCAAGCACACAAGATTGCAGCGCGTATCCGCGCGGGGACGGTCACGGTGAATTGCTTCGGCGAGGGCGATCTGTCCACGCCGTTCGGCGGCTTCAAACAGTCGGGCTTCGGCGGCCGCGACAAATCGATTTACGCACACGATCAATATTGCGAGCTGAAAACCACCTGGCTGAAGCTGGAATGA